The following coding sequences are from one Neovison vison isolate M4711 chromosome X, ASM_NN_V1, whole genome shotgun sequence window:
- the CT83 gene encoding kita-kyushu lung cancer antigen 1: MNMLLLLLSGILFAFLFVFWKSRFQSSVGEMSSNSTSLALVRPTSSTGSTKSNTDKSLSVINLSRDILINSPHMITMQKRILVNLRIVEYKLAELEHFLVIKGLNGALVNWKSDRLRECHNSEGNH; this comes from the exons ATGAATATGCTGTTGCTTCTACTGAGCGgcattctgtttgcttttctgtttgtcttctgGAAAAGCCGCTTTCAG AGCAGCGTTGGTGAAATGTCATCAAATTCGACTTCTCTTGCACTAGTAAGACCAACCTCTTCTACTGGGTCAACTAAGAGCAATACTGATAAGAGTCTTTCAGTCATCAACCTCTCTCGGGATATCTTAATTAATTCCCCACACATGATAACCATGCAGAAGCGAATACTGGTAAACCTCAGGATCGTGGAATACAAGCTGGCTGAATTGGAACATTTCCTAGTTATCAAGGGCTTAAATGGTGCATTAGTTAACTGGAAATCTGACAGGCTTAGAGAATGTCATAACAGTGAAGGCAATCATTAA